In Amycolatopsis solani, a single window of DNA contains:
- a CDS encoding APC family permease: protein MPRTPAPPDVSAAVKAKKTLTRSIGVGGGTLLTLSCVTPASSLFVLVPPLFADLGTGTALAIALAVLLCVGIAFCYSELGTLVPSAGGEYAMVTTVANRFAGWLTFMLSFIVILVVPPIIAIGVADYLAAVADVSPSVAGAVVMLASTVMGLLNLRSNAWITGVFLVIEIVAIFAVSLLGFTHTTQSPAVLLKPSLGTSGIGLIAVVAGLAVALFVVQGFSTAVYLAEEMREPRRTVARTVFWTLGISAVVILAPVVAITLAVPDAAALAGVDLTALVTAWSSSAVGAAISLCIAAAIVNAVIVMVIQNSRVLYASARDQAWPTPVNRAMSVVSERFGAPWVATLVVGLSEAVLCFVPVDTLSGVTGVAVVALYLSVAAAALGARRAAHRKPHVWRMPAWPVVPVLAAGVLAYVLVEQSALDLGITAGVLVVSALYWWGYLRRRPERWVVTVPQD from the coding sequence ATGCCCCGCACTCCCGCCCCGCCCGACGTCAGCGCCGCCGTCAAAGCGAAGAAAACCCTCACCCGCTCCATCGGCGTCGGCGGCGGCACCCTGCTGACGCTCAGCTGCGTGACGCCGGCGTCCTCGCTGTTCGTCCTCGTGCCCCCGCTGTTCGCCGACCTCGGCACCGGCACCGCGCTCGCCATCGCCCTCGCGGTGCTGCTCTGCGTCGGGATCGCCTTCTGCTACTCCGAACTCGGCACGCTGGTGCCGAGCGCCGGCGGCGAGTACGCGATGGTCACGACGGTGGCGAACCGGTTCGCCGGCTGGCTGACCTTCATGCTGTCGTTCATCGTCATCCTGGTGGTGCCGCCGATCATCGCGATCGGCGTGGCCGACTACCTCGCCGCCGTCGCCGACGTCAGCCCCTCGGTCGCGGGCGCGGTCGTGATGCTCGCGTCGACTGTGATGGGCCTGCTGAACCTGCGGTCCAACGCCTGGATCACCGGCGTCTTCCTGGTCATCGAGATCGTCGCGATCTTCGCCGTGTCCCTGCTCGGCTTCACGCACACCACGCAGAGCCCGGCCGTGCTGCTGAAGCCGAGCCTCGGCACGAGCGGGATCGGGCTGATCGCCGTCGTCGCCGGGCTCGCCGTCGCGCTGTTCGTCGTGCAGGGCTTCAGCACCGCCGTCTACCTCGCCGAGGAGATGCGGGAACCGCGCCGGACCGTGGCCAGGACGGTGTTCTGGACGCTCGGCATCAGCGCCGTGGTCATCCTGGCCCCGGTCGTGGCGATCACCCTGGCCGTGCCGGACGCCGCCGCGCTCGCCGGGGTCGACCTCACCGCGCTGGTCACCGCCTGGAGCAGCTCGGCCGTCGGCGCCGCGATCAGCCTGTGCATCGCGGCGGCCATCGTCAACGCGGTGATCGTCATGGTCATCCAGAACTCGCGCGTGCTCTACGCCTCCGCGCGCGACCAGGCGTGGCCGACGCCGGTGAACCGCGCGATGAGCGTAGTGAGCGAGCGGTTCGGCGCGCCGTGGGTGGCGACCCTCGTGGTCGGGCTGTCCGAAGCGGTCCTCTGCTTCGTCCCGGTGGACACGCTCAGCGGCGTCACCGGGGTCGCCGTCGTCGCGCTCTACCTCAGCGTCGCGGCCGCCGCGCTGGGCGCCCGCCGGGCGGCGCACCGCAAACCGCACGTCTGGCGGATGCCGGCGTGGCCGGTGGTGCCGGTGCTCGCGGCCGGGGTGCTGGCCTACGTCCTGGTCGAGCAGAGCGCGCTCGACCTCGGCATCACCGCGGGCGTGCTGGTCGTGTCGGCGCTGTACTGGTGGGGCTACCTGCGCCGCCGTCCCGAGCGCTGGGTCGTGACCGTCCCGCAGGACTAG
- a CDS encoding copper resistance CopC family protein, producing MIPRRVFGAVLAALTGLVVLAGPASAHTELESSSPAEGAALDAAPAQVRLTFGEPVTLPPDAIEVVGRDGVSWKVGTPAVDGGVVTAPVTPSGPAQAYTLTWKVVAKDGDNVTGNVHFTLTAPVASAAPAAASSPTAASSPAAPTSAAPATLDSVGIPTWVWVLVAVAGLLAVIVVGIRQLRGRPKD from the coding sequence ATGATCCCGCGCCGTGTCTTCGGAGCCGTTCTCGCCGCCCTCACCGGCCTCGTCGTGCTCGCCGGGCCCGCGTCGGCCCACACCGAGCTGGAGTCCAGCTCGCCCGCCGAAGGCGCCGCGCTCGACGCCGCCCCCGCGCAGGTCCGGCTGACCTTCGGCGAGCCGGTCACGCTGCCGCCGGACGCGATCGAGGTCGTCGGCCGCGACGGCGTCAGCTGGAAAGTCGGTACCCCGGCGGTCGACGGCGGAGTCGTGACGGCGCCCGTGACGCCGTCCGGTCCCGCGCAGGCCTACACGCTGACGTGGAAGGTGGTCGCGAAGGACGGCGACAACGTCACCGGGAACGTGCACTTCACCCTGACCGCCCCGGTGGCGAGCGCCGCGCCGGCGGCAGCGTCGAGCCCGACGGCGGCCTCGAGCCCGGCGGCGCCGACGTCCGCGGCGCCGGCCACCCTCGACTCCGTCGGCATCCCCACCTGGGTGTGGGTGCTGGTCGCGGTGGCAGGCCTGCTCGCGGTGATCGTCGTCGGCATCCGCCAGCTGCGGGGCCGTCCGAAGGACTAG
- a CDS encoding PPE domain-containing protein gives MPEFHSSHHAPTAREKRKARRVRRQKEVNSREASFGKIHWDSYDHREMWNMVQAADPPKLGEQAHRWAELAKGVDAETGEVHKLVQNLLLSWRGPSAVQAADSIGKLTHWASTASANAREIGDGLDAYTSAIGQARRNMPEPVHYWAEQWFQQGYAVKRLDGPEGAYMLNDLLDDKQPTKKQADDAKAEAVRVMEQYESASHDVRHRLPTFDTAPQVSAKGDVVHRVPLTPTTPERDPGVDDPPTDPRVPGSSSGSSPNDSTSTASALPAALGAGLPGGLDGVPGTTGAAGPGFSGLIGAGTLGEGTQAGTGRVPGTGTAGFGPGSAGARGTAGGYGMYPPGQGAGREEDTEHRDKYASGYDLLDDLPPAYPPVFGE, from the coding sequence ATGCCTGAATTCCACTCCTCGCACCACGCGCCGACCGCGCGCGAAAAGCGGAAGGCGCGGCGCGTCCGGCGGCAGAAAGAGGTCAACAGCCGCGAAGCGTCGTTCGGCAAGATCCACTGGGACAGCTACGACCACCGCGAAATGTGGAACATGGTCCAGGCGGCCGACCCGCCGAAGCTCGGCGAGCAGGCGCACCGGTGGGCCGAGCTGGCCAAGGGCGTCGACGCGGAGACCGGCGAGGTCCACAAGCTGGTGCAGAACCTGCTGCTGTCGTGGCGCGGACCGTCCGCCGTCCAGGCCGCGGACTCGATCGGCAAGCTGACGCACTGGGCGAGCACGGCGAGCGCGAACGCCCGCGAGATCGGCGACGGCCTCGACGCGTACACCTCGGCGATCGGCCAGGCGCGGCGGAACATGCCGGAACCGGTGCACTACTGGGCCGAGCAGTGGTTCCAGCAGGGGTACGCGGTCAAGCGGCTCGACGGGCCCGAAGGCGCATACATGCTGAACGACCTGCTCGACGACAAGCAGCCGACCAAGAAGCAGGCGGACGACGCGAAGGCCGAAGCCGTCCGGGTGATGGAACAGTACGAGAGCGCGAGCCACGACGTCCGCCACCGCCTCCCGACGTTCGACACCGCACCGCAGGTCAGCGCGAAGGGCGACGTGGTGCACCGCGTGCCGCTGACTCCGACGACCCCGGAGCGGGATCCCGGCGTCGACGACCCGCCCACCGATCCGCGCGTCCCCGGCTCCTCGTCCGGCTCGTCGCCCAACGACTCGACGTCGACGGCGTCCGCGCTGCCCGCGGCGCTCGGGGCCGGGCTGCCGGGCGGGCTGGACGGCGTGCCGGGAACGACGGGCGCGGCCGGCCCCGGCTTCTCCGGGCTCATCGGCGCCGGCACGCTCGGCGAAGGCACGCAGGCCGGCACCGGCCGCGTCCCCGGCACCGGGACGGCGGGTTTCGGCCCCGGCTCGGCGGGCGCGCGCGGCACGGCCGGCGGGTACGGCATGTACCCGCCGGGCCAGGGCGCGGGGCGCGAGGAGGACACCGAGCACCGCGACAAGTACGCGTCGGGGTACGACCTGCTCGACGACCTCCCGCCCGCCTACCCGCCGGTGTTCGGCGAATGA
- a CDS encoding helix-turn-helix transcriptional regulator gives MAEPYPVDVPASGYLVVRASGAAAARAAILGGAAGAPEHIQLLLRCPVPRAVAESGAKLTFADATLHLLPSERGVVMLTVAAAKLSISFAELRPLMFRPVGVDAPLRALFASAVAHVLAAGPRLDPHGLAHHLLGLAELVLRSALRVELDRVDALAARRREALEYMRSHLGDPSLTADRIAEALYISRRRLYQLFDDGQGVSERLKGLRIERAKAVLADPAKAGRGIAEVARDCGFTSAPHFSRTFRRATGRTPREYRERALRG, from the coding sequence ATGGCCGAGCCGTACCCGGTGGACGTACCCGCGAGCGGGTACCTCGTCGTCCGCGCTTCGGGCGCGGCGGCGGCGCGGGCGGCGATCCTCGGCGGCGCCGCCGGTGCCCCCGAGCACATCCAGCTGCTGCTCCGCTGCCCGGTGCCGCGGGCGGTCGCCGAGTCCGGCGCGAAGCTGACGTTCGCCGACGCGACGCTGCACCTGCTGCCGTCGGAGCGCGGGGTCGTCATGCTGACGGTCGCGGCGGCGAAGCTGTCGATCTCGTTCGCCGAGCTGCGGCCGCTGATGTTCCGGCCGGTCGGGGTGGACGCGCCGCTGCGGGCCCTGTTCGCGAGCGCGGTGGCCCACGTCCTCGCGGCCGGGCCGCGGCTCGACCCGCACGGGCTGGCCCACCACCTGCTGGGCCTGGCCGAACTGGTGTTGCGCAGCGCGCTGCGCGTGGAGCTCGACCGCGTCGACGCGCTCGCGGCCCGGCGGCGCGAGGCGCTGGAGTACATGCGCTCCCACCTCGGCGACCCGTCGCTCACCGCGGACAGGATCGCCGAAGCGCTGTACATCTCGCGCCGGCGGCTGTACCAGCTGTTCGACGACGGCCAAGGCGTCTCCGAACGGCTCAAGGGCCTGCGGATCGAGCGCGCGAAGGCGGTGCTCGCGGACCCGGCGAAGGCCGGCCGCGGGATCGCGGAAGTCGCGCGGGACTGCGGGTTCACCAGCGCCCCGCACTTCTCGCGGACGTTCCGCCGGGCGACCGGCCGGACCCCGCGCGAATACCGGGAGCGGGCGCTGCGGGGGTGA
- a CDS encoding ESX secretion-associated protein EspG, with protein sequence MARRTTTTAGVILSHLEFDLLWEDLGPGGPPPHPFDVAAHGRTHAERDDLGVRVFADLAEAGLTDGDDVAGELADLFTVLGSPSLSVDALVLGEAPWRLLAAARDAAGVLAVLDERDLVLEPVRPAGLVPAVVRMLGEQPPGPGDQLRLPRAVYTAAMDAYASNGYDAFERALGAAGITGRAVRPLATLATSERYAAGQLGATGPAGRPPVLAWFDTAAGRYALTQENAGGDPWVMVTPADSTWLTDRVTRMLTTTT encoded by the coding sequence ATGGCGCGCCGCACCACGACGACGGCGGGGGTGATCCTGTCGCATCTCGAATTCGATCTCCTCTGGGAGGACCTGGGCCCGGGCGGGCCGCCACCGCACCCGTTCGACGTCGCCGCGCACGGCCGCACCCACGCCGAGCGCGACGACCTGGGCGTGCGCGTGTTCGCGGACCTCGCCGAAGCCGGCCTCACCGACGGCGACGACGTCGCCGGTGAGCTCGCGGACCTGTTCACGGTGCTGGGTTCACCGTCGCTGAGCGTCGACGCACTGGTGCTCGGCGAAGCACCCTGGCGGCTGCTGGCGGCGGCCCGCGACGCGGCGGGCGTGCTCGCCGTGCTCGACGAACGCGACCTGGTCCTCGAGCCGGTGCGCCCGGCCGGCCTGGTGCCCGCGGTCGTGCGGATGCTGGGCGAGCAGCCCCCGGGCCCGGGCGACCAGCTCCGCCTCCCGAGGGCGGTGTACACGGCGGCGATGGACGCGTACGCGAGCAACGGGTACGACGCGTTCGAGCGAGCACTGGGCGCCGCGGGCATCACCGGCCGCGCGGTCCGCCCGCTGGCGACACTGGCGACGTCGGAGCGCTACGCGGCGGGCCAGCTGGGCGCGACCGGCCCGGCGGGCCGTCCCCCGGTCCTGGCCTGGTTCGACACGGCGGCGGGCCGCTACGCGCTGACCCAGGAGAACGCGGGCGGCGACCCCTGGGTGATGGTGACCCCGGCGGACAGCACTTGGCTCACCGACCGCGTGACCCGAATGCTCACCACAACCACCTGA
- a CDS encoding YbaB/EbfC family DNA-binding protein has translation MITGKAADRTVAVEVAPGGALQELTLEAAALRLEPDELARRILLLTAAASARATASLWHSVDGLGLPAAGEAAEATTPESWRAQ, from the coding sequence GTGATCACCGGAAAAGCCGCCGACCGCACGGTCGCCGTGGAGGTCGCGCCCGGCGGGGCGCTGCAGGAGCTGACCCTGGAGGCCGCGGCGCTGCGGCTGGAACCGGACGAGCTCGCCCGCCGCATCCTGCTGCTGACGGCGGCCGCTTCGGCGCGCGCGACGGCCTCGTTGTGGCACAGCGTGGACGGGCTCGGCCTGCCCGCGGCGGGTGAGGCGGCGGAAGCGACGACGCCGGAAAGCTGGCGGGCGCAGTGA
- a CDS encoding CHAP domain-containing protein — protein MDTAALAHSFAKDLIAHRNKLAGKAEDAVRAEYALHQVATALDDQHDAYHKESTAVLGEWHGHGADGFRHTSAKLTKELKVTGAAGAAAEKIVAHVASTVDSGHIAVQRLVDEYTAKAKQVLDAGVATGTQAALMRAVGHVADLAPQYTRQSASTLRHVHAELEAAAKKLHALRKDLTHDGVVDKATHASRVSGRGKEIVHAARKELGTRENPPGSNRNPYGPTAAWCSSFATAMWRKAGVKIPVLPFSGDVFHWGQRNGHAYGKNSLHDARPGDVLIFGTGPQNTSTSTHIGIVEKVEGNKVTMIEGNSGDAVRRNTHTLSASTFYGGVHP, from the coding sequence ATGGACACCGCCGCACTCGCGCATTCCTTCGCGAAGGACCTCATCGCGCACCGGAACAAGCTCGCCGGCAAGGCCGAGGACGCCGTCCGCGCCGAGTACGCCCTGCACCAGGTGGCCACCGCGCTGGACGACCAGCACGACGCCTACCACAAGGAAAGCACTGCCGTGCTCGGCGAGTGGCACGGCCACGGCGCCGACGGTTTCCGCCACACCAGCGCGAAACTGACGAAGGAGCTGAAGGTCACCGGCGCGGCCGGCGCCGCCGCGGAGAAGATCGTCGCGCACGTAGCGTCCACAGTGGACAGCGGGCACATCGCCGTGCAGCGGCTGGTCGACGAATACACCGCCAAGGCCAAGCAGGTCCTCGACGCCGGCGTCGCCACCGGGACGCAGGCCGCGCTGATGCGGGCCGTCGGGCACGTCGCCGACCTGGCGCCGCAGTACACGCGGCAGTCCGCTTCGACGTTGCGGCACGTCCACGCCGAACTCGAGGCGGCGGCGAAGAAACTCCACGCGCTGCGGAAGGACCTGACCCACGACGGCGTCGTGGACAAGGCGACGCACGCGAGCCGGGTTTCCGGGCGGGGCAAGGAGATCGTCCACGCCGCGCGCAAGGAGCTCGGCACGCGCGAGAACCCGCCGGGCAGCAACCGCAACCCGTACGGGCCGACCGCCGCGTGGTGCTCGTCGTTCGCCACGGCGATGTGGCGCAAGGCCGGCGTGAAGATCCCGGTCCTGCCGTTCAGCGGCGACGTCTTCCATTGGGGACAGCGCAACGGGCACGCCTACGGCAAGAACTCGCTGCACGACGCGCGGCCGGGGGACGTGCTGATCTTCGGCACCGGGCCGCAGAACACGTCGACGAGCACGCACATCGGCATCGTCGAAAAGGTCGAGGGGAACAAGGTCACGATGATCGAGGGCAATTCCGGGGACGCCGTCCGCCGGAACACGCACACGCTCTCGGCGTCGACGTTCTACGGAGGGGTGCACCCGTGA
- a CDS encoding transglycosylase SLT domain-containing protein yields the protein MTKLSAEQIARHAYAAGFRGQGLTTAVAVALAESGGRTTAHNATPPDNSYGLWQINMLGALGPERRHEYHLKSNDQLFDPATNARVANRISNDGHDFTPWSTYTNGAYKDHLAAARKAAKDVTAHHGKPPAQSGGGGALKVDDAVLHGYVRRTRHVADALGGATGQLRDVRDIAEDSFGRIGKDSGFAGALAGFGLALQRQVKGVGTHADGLASAAQKAAKTYREHETATAAALDDHVRRS from the coding sequence ATGACCAAGCTGAGCGCCGAGCAGATCGCCCGGCACGCCTACGCGGCCGGGTTCCGGGGGCAGGGCCTCACCACCGCGGTGGCGGTCGCGCTGGCCGAGTCCGGCGGGCGGACGACCGCGCACAACGCCACCCCGCCGGACAACTCCTACGGCCTGTGGCAGATCAACATGCTGGGCGCGCTGGGGCCCGAGCGGCGCCACGAGTACCACCTGAAGTCGAACGACCAGCTGTTCGACCCGGCCACCAACGCCCGCGTCGCGAACCGCATCTCGAACGACGGGCACGACTTCACACCCTGGTCGACGTACACGAACGGCGCCTACAAGGACCACCTCGCCGCGGCGCGCAAGGCCGCGAAGGACGTCACCGCGCACCACGGCAAGCCGCCCGCGCAGAGCGGTGGCGGCGGGGCGCTGAAGGTGGACGACGCCGTGCTGCACGGCTACGTGCGGCGGACCCGGCACGTCGCCGACGCGCTGGGCGGCGCCACCGGGCAGCTGCGGGACGTCCGGGACATCGCCGAGGACAGCTTCGGCCGGATCGGCAAGGATTCGGGGTTCGCCGGCGCGCTGGCCGGCTTCGGGCTGGCGCTGCAGCGGCAGGTCAAGGGCGTGGGCACGCACGCCGACGGGCTGGCCTCGGCCGCGCAGAAGGCCGCCAAGACCTACCGCGAGCACGAGACGGCCACCGCGGCCGCGCTCGACGACCACGTCCGACGGAGCTGA
- a CDS encoding L,D-transpeptidase, producing the protein MRGTGVLTLLGLTLVTAACSAPRTTTPSPIAEPVPLARTTTPATTTAPPARVCAVTTGACVSLAQRLAWLLRDGRVVRGPVPAGFGPPDQATPAGAFHVVWKDREHRSSVYGTDMPNSVFFAAGGIAFHEGPLDAPSHGCVHLTGADSAAFFDGLNVGDAVEVR; encoded by the coding sequence ATGCGCGGCACCGGGGTGCTGACCCTGCTGGGGTTGACGCTGGTCACGGCGGCTTGTTCGGCACCGCGCACGACCACGCCGAGCCCGATCGCGGAGCCGGTGCCGCTGGCCCGCACGACCACCCCCGCCACCACCACCGCGCCACCCGCGCGGGTCTGCGCCGTCACGACCGGCGCCTGCGTGAGCCTGGCGCAGCGGCTGGCCTGGCTGCTGCGCGACGGCCGGGTTGTGCGCGGCCCGGTCCCGGCCGGGTTCGGGCCACCCGATCAGGCGACTCCCGCCGGGGCGTTCCACGTCGTGTGGAAGGACCGCGAGCACCGCAGCAGCGTCTACGGCACCGACATGCCCAATTCGGTGTTCTTCGCGGCGGGCGGCATCGCCTTCCACGAGGGACCGCTCGACGCGCCTTCGCACGGCTGCGTCCACCTGACCGGCGCCGATTCGGCGGCGTTCTTCGACGGCCTGAACGTCGGGGACGCGGTGGAGGTCCGGTAG
- a CDS encoding putative protein N(5)-glutamine methyltransferase produces the protein MDTSSVISRLRAAGCVFAEDEAALLVDAAATPAELESLVARRVAGLPLEHLLGWAEFHGLRVRVRPGVFVPRHRTEFLVDVAVSLAPPDPVVLDLCCGSGALGAAFTAAVRPRELHAADVEPAAVACARDNLPGAHVHQGDLYDALPPSLRGRVDVLLANVPYVPSDAVATMPPEARLHEPRAALDGGSDGLDLARRVAAGAPSWLAPGGTVLVESSERQAPVLAGVFTAAGLTPEVHSADELGATVVTGTPKE, from the coding sequence GTGGACACTTCATCCGTCATCTCCCGCTTGCGCGCCGCCGGCTGCGTGTTCGCCGAGGACGAGGCCGCGCTGCTCGTCGACGCCGCCGCGACGCCGGCCGAGCTCGAGTCCCTCGTCGCCCGCCGGGTCGCCGGGCTCCCGCTGGAGCACCTGCTCGGCTGGGCGGAGTTCCACGGCCTGCGCGTGCGCGTGCGGCCCGGGGTGTTCGTGCCGCGGCACCGCACCGAATTCCTCGTCGACGTCGCCGTTTCGCTCGCCCCGCCGGATCCGGTGGTGCTCGACCTGTGCTGCGGGTCCGGTGCGCTCGGCGCGGCGTTCACGGCGGCGGTGCGGCCGCGTGAGCTGCACGCGGCGGACGTCGAGCCCGCGGCCGTCGCCTGCGCCCGGGACAACCTGCCGGGCGCGCACGTCCACCAGGGCGATCTCTACGACGCCCTGCCGCCGTCGCTGCGCGGCCGGGTCGACGTCCTGCTGGCGAACGTGCCGTACGTGCCTTCGGACGCCGTCGCGACCATGCCGCCCGAGGCGCGCCTGCACGAACCGCGTGCCGCCCTCGACGGCGGGTCGGACGGACTCGATCTCGCCCGCCGGGTCGCCGCGGGCGCGCCGTCCTGGCTGGCACCGGGCGGGACCGTGCTGGTGGAATCGAGTGAGCGGCAGGCACCGGTGCTGGCGGGCGTGTTCACGGCGGCCGGGCTGACGCCGGAGGTGCACTCGGCCGACGAGCTGGGCGCGACCGTC